A window of the Gemmatirosa kalamazoonensis genome harbors these coding sequences:
- a CDS encoding serpin family protein, whose product MPLRRTSLLVLLAAACSSAPDATGPGDAPGLPGAGDTLPAQLSAGERLTVTESNAFGLGLFQRVSARRARQNVFISPYSAAVALGMTLNGAAGTTADAMAATLGFAGQSLPQIDAAYRALNQRLVRADTAVRFESANSIWYEKTFPFTQAFFDTTARYFGAEVQALDFRDEQGSLARINGWAKDRTNGRIEKVLDQIRADDQVMFLLNAVYFKGDWTTPFDSRQTASAEFTRADGAKQTVDMMTHRSVHPVWRASDLTAVELPYGTGAFSMVVLVPATGRSVDDLVASLGPAKWQQVVDSLKPQDMQLYLPRFTMRYEDEWKDVLTAMGMGVAFTPGQADFTRMSTRGREVYIDFVKQNTFVAVNEKGTEAGAVTTVGIGLVSLPPPVRVDRAFVVVIREKVTGAVLFAGKVASI is encoded by the coding sequence ATGCCCCTGCGTCGTACGTCGCTGCTCGTTCTGCTCGCCGCCGCCTGCTCCAGCGCGCCCGACGCGACCGGTCCCGGCGACGCTCCGGGGCTACCCGGCGCCGGAGATACGCTGCCGGCGCAGCTCTCGGCGGGCGAGCGACTGACGGTCACCGAAAGCAACGCGTTCGGCCTCGGCCTGTTCCAGCGCGTGAGCGCCCGCCGCGCCCGGCAGAACGTGTTCATCTCGCCGTACAGCGCCGCGGTGGCGCTCGGCATGACGCTGAACGGCGCCGCCGGCACGACCGCCGACGCGATGGCCGCGACGCTGGGCTTCGCCGGACAGTCGCTGCCGCAGATCGACGCCGCGTACCGCGCGCTGAACCAGCGGCTCGTGCGCGCCGACACGGCCGTCCGCTTCGAGAGCGCGAACTCGATCTGGTACGAGAAGACGTTCCCGTTCACGCAGGCGTTCTTCGACACGACGGCGCGCTACTTCGGCGCCGAGGTGCAGGCGTTGGACTTCCGCGACGAGCAGGGGTCGCTCGCGCGCATCAACGGCTGGGCGAAGGACCGCACGAACGGCCGCATCGAGAAGGTGCTCGACCAGATCCGCGCCGACGACCAGGTGATGTTCCTGCTGAACGCGGTGTACTTCAAGGGCGACTGGACGACGCCGTTCGACTCGCGGCAGACGGCGTCGGCGGAGTTCACGCGGGCCGACGGCGCGAAGCAGACGGTGGACATGATGACGCACCGCAGCGTCCACCCCGTCTGGCGCGCGAGCGACCTCACCGCGGTCGAGCTGCCGTACGGCACGGGCGCGTTCTCCATGGTGGTGCTCGTGCCCGCGACCGGCCGCTCGGTGGACGATCTCGTCGCGTCGCTCGGCCCCGCGAAGTGGCAGCAGGTGGTCGACTCGCTGAAGCCGCAGGACATGCAGCTCTACCTGCCGCGCTTCACGATGCGCTACGAGGACGAGTGGAAGGACGTGCTCACCGCGATGGGGATGGGCGTCGCGTTCACGCCGGGGCAGGCCGACTTCACGCGCATGTCGACGCGCGGGCGCGAGGTGTACATCGACTTCGTGAAGCAGAACACGTTCGTGGCCGTGAACGAGAAGGGGACCGAGGCGGGCGCCGTGACGACGGTGGGGATCGGGCTCGTGTCGCTGCCGCCGCCGGTGCGCGTCGACCGCGCGTTCGTGGTCGTGATCCGCGAGAAGGTGACGGGGGCCGTGCTGTTCGCCGGGAAGGTGGCGTCGATCTGA